A genomic stretch from Candidatus Hydrogenisulfobacillus filiaventi includes:
- a CDS encoding Inner membrane protein, with protein MREVVPVMARTHIAAGVALAAVAAVATHHALDPAWLVMGGLGGLAPDLDHPRALLTRAIPGASALAALATATGAVRHRGVLHSWLAMAVAVGLVEPLLGSILARFWWAMGVGIGHPAWILRLWRVWGPGGDWGWAAGYASHLVVDTLNTTGVQWFWPLPYRVHSPVPNIPVGTPPETWFRWSIYLGLLVWRPEIALATLLAAEVVYRAVSTA; from the coding sequence TTGCGGGAGGTGGTGCCGGTGATGGCCCGTACGCACATCGCCGCCGGGGTGGCCCTGGCCGCCGTGGCCGCCGTCGCCACCCATCATGCCCTGGATCCGGCTTGGCTGGTGATGGGGGGCCTGGGGGGCCTAGCCCCGGATCTGGATCATCCCCGGGCTCTGCTGACCCGCGCCATCCCCGGGGCCTCCGCCCTGGCCGCCCTGGCCACGGCGACGGGGGCCGTCCGACACCGGGGCGTCCTGCACTCCTGGCTGGCGATGGCGGTTGCGGTGGGCTTGGTGGAGCCGCTGCTGGGATCCATCCTGGCCCGGTTCTGGTGGGCGATGGGCGTCGGGATCGGGCACCCGGCCTGGATCCTGCGCCTCTGGCGTGTGTGGGGACCTGGGGGAGACTGGGGCTGGGCAGCCGGGTACGCCAGCCATCTGGTCGTGGACACGCTTAACACCACCGGGGTGCAGTGGTTCTGGCCGCTACCGTACCGGGTGCACAGCCCGGTGCCGAACATCCCGGTCGGCACGCCGCCGGAGACGTGGTTTCGCTGGAGCATCTACCTCGGCCTGCTGGTGTGGCGGCCGGAGATCGCCCTGGCCACACTGCTGGCGGCCGAGGTGGTGTATCGGGCGGTCTCCACGGCTTGA
- a CDS encoding protein of unknown function (Evidence 5 : Unknown function), whose translation MLWASGASGGPAQLQNTLSQVQPSLPSATSGVGGLVVHVFDWAAGLFGLYILLVGAWGLLRLAYKVNKGESVEAKRHFFQDKEVPFLQGRPALQSLTEILLGFVLVGLVFSNGWIDLVAGMTHVANVVASAVGHFVQQVGNSAGG comes from the coding sequence ATGCTTTGGGCTTCTGGTGCTAGTGGGGGACCCGCCCAGCTGCAAAACACGCTGTCGCAGGTGCAGCCATCGCTGCCCAGCGCCACCTCTGGCGTGGGTGGTCTGGTGGTCCATGTCTTCGATTGGGCTGCGGGCCTGTTCGGCCTCTACATCCTGCTCGTCGGGGCGTGGGGATTGCTGCGGCTGGCGTATAAAGTGAACAAGGGGGAATCGGTGGAAGCCAAGCGGCACTTCTTTCAAGACAAAGAGGTGCCTTTTCTCCAGGGCCGCCCCGCGCTGCAGAGTCTGACCGAGATCCTGCTGGGCTTCGTGTTGGTCGGCCTCGTGTTCAGCAACGGGTGGATCGACCTGGTAGCTGGCATGACGCACGTGGCCAACGTCGTGGCCAGCGCCGTTGGCCATTTTGTGCAACAAGTTGGCAACTCCGCAGGCGGCTAG
- a CDS encoding protein of unknown function (Evidence 5 : Unknown function) has product MIPSAPWAPRHGQGLNPDSLVIPVGTLPDGTPIRPPLTFASAPDRAATEQVTQAAEAEGTWSPGQLLNAPGWAVYARSRTGSQTTETVNAQTGAVLSSTSTPLRQEEAVEVYAPATCPVAVGVPTD; this is encoded by the coding sequence ATGATTCCCTCGGCGCCGTGGGCTCCCCGGCACGGCCAGGGCCTGAACCCGGATTCCCTGGTCATTCCGGTGGGCACCCTGCCCGACGGCACGCCCATCCGGCCGCCGTTGACGTTCGCGAGCGCCCCCGACCGGGCGGCCACCGAACAGGTGACGCAGGCGGCGGAGGCGGAGGGGACCTGGAGCCCCGGCCAGCTCTTGAACGCGCCCGGCTGGGCGGTGTACGCCCGGTCGCGCACGGGGAGCCAGACGACGGAGACCGTGAACGCGCAGACCGGCGCGGTGCTGTCCTCCACCTCCACCCCGCTGCGCCAGGAGGAGGCGGTGGAGGTGTACGCGCCCGCCACCTGCCCGGTGGCGGTGGGCGTGCCGACGGATTGA
- a CDS encoding T2SP_E domain-containing protein, with product MNAVTEYLRRPARLRAVGQAAEESGRTDELLEAAWAWLDAHRPDLLAFPERFGRGAVEEALVEAVASVRPSPPVRDRLLAVLRAQLLGAAALEPYMRDPAVTEILLDGRQIRTERRGAWVEEPALGSVEEARQLAIHLTTRAGSRYQPTLPLQTVIWPDNGARIHVVHESVSAQGVPLLTIRKRNAEAVLDLTDLVARGMLSEALAAWLMRAVRARLNLCIAGPTGSGKTTVLRALARAAIPRDERVISMEDTPELQLDHELPHAVGLVARERMDVQAAQETVVTLHDLFVNTLRMRPDRIVVGEVRSAEALDTLEAGVTEAGGMLLTIHLRRASALVARLAWILRRSGVAIPRDELAEQVAEAIDLVVQIGRPRDAQGVEHRRILAVTEPQPDGTQRTIWSWDGTTWRQEADLSPDRERMAAMGGWSA from the coding sequence ATGAACGCGGTGACGGAATACCTCCGGCGCCCCGCCCGGCTGCGGGCGGTGGGCCAGGCGGCGGAGGAGAGCGGACGGACCGACGAACTGCTGGAGGCGGCCTGGGCGTGGCTCGACGCCCATCGCCCCGACCTGCTGGCCTTTCCCGAGCGCTTCGGGCGCGGGGCGGTGGAGGAGGCCCTGGTGGAGGCGGTGGCGAGCGTGCGGCCGAGCCCGCCCGTGCGGGACCGCCTCCTGGCGGTGCTGCGGGCCCAGCTCCTGGGCGCGGCGGCGCTCGAGCCCTACATGCGCGACCCCGCCGTGACGGAGATCCTGCTGGACGGCCGGCAGATCCGCACCGAGCGGCGCGGCGCCTGGGTGGAGGAGCCGGCGCTCGGGTCCGTGGAGGAGGCCCGCCAGCTGGCCATCCATCTCACCACCCGGGCGGGCAGTCGGTATCAGCCCACCCTGCCCCTGCAGACGGTCATCTGGCCGGACAACGGGGCCCGCATCCACGTCGTGCACGAGAGCGTCAGCGCCCAGGGGGTGCCGCTGCTCACCATCCGCAAGCGCAACGCGGAGGCGGTGCTGGACCTCACGGACCTGGTGGCGCGGGGGATGCTGTCGGAGGCCCTGGCGGCCTGGCTGATGCGGGCGGTGCGGGCCCGGCTCAACCTCTGCATCGCGGGGCCCACCGGCAGCGGCAAGACCACGGTGCTGCGGGCGCTCGCGCGGGCGGCGATCCCCCGGGACGAGCGGGTGATCAGCATGGAGGACACCCCGGAGCTGCAGCTCGACCACGAGCTGCCCCACGCGGTGGGGCTGGTGGCCCGGGAGCGCATGGACGTCCAGGCCGCCCAGGAGACGGTGGTCACGCTGCATGACCTCTTCGTGAACACACTGCGCATGCGGCCGGACCGCATCGTGGTGGGGGAGGTCCGGAGCGCCGAGGCGCTGGACACGCTGGAGGCGGGCGTGACGGAGGCGGGCGGCATGCTGCTAACCATCCACCTGCGTCGGGCCTCGGCCCTGGTGGCGCGCCTCGCGTGGATCCTGCGCCGGAGCGGGGTCGCCATCCCCCGCGACGAGCTGGCGGAGCAGGTGGCGGAGGCCATCGACCTGGTGGTGCAGATCGGCCGGCCGCGGGACGCCCAGGGGGTGGAACACCGCCGGATTCTGGCGGTGACCGAGCCCCAGCCCGACGGGACCCAGCGGACGATCTGGAGCTGGGACGGCACCACCTGGCGGCAGGAGGCGGACCTCTCCCCGGACCGGGAGCGGATGGCGGCGATGGGCGGGTGGTCGGCATGA
- a CDS encoding protein of unknown function (Evidence 5 : Unknown function) → MAGRGIPDHRRGLTAIGAVLLAAAALAGCGAPQALRHPLRAIQRAQAGLPRYAVDGTPVNRAALEARYGKIFPGLVLRAPGAPKTPPFSLAAYPANHAVRWALGPATSAVPPSPSGAAAAPPSSLTPAEVTAATTAADWIIATNDNHPLTAWRYLDPDARVSAGTVRSGIPDLGALQAWNLGSELHQFRGLVPGTHTPGGGYEYRTWAVVSAVEPLRQWLSGINQQMGTYGPTPTLPDLPGFLPQGQRATAAYVVVVTSYNIFAGGGSHHDRGDYGYGGNGPTPVLVADVAGQGWRVVGFGNSPGFMIRWFPEHYAVPKG, encoded by the coding sequence ATGGCGGGTCGCGGAATCCCGGATCATCGGCGAGGGCTGACCGCTATCGGCGCAGTGCTGTTGGCCGCTGCGGCGCTGGCGGGGTGCGGGGCCCCGCAGGCCCTGCGGCATCCGCTGCGGGCGATCCAGCGGGCGCAGGCGGGGCTGCCGCGCTATGCGGTGGACGGCACGCCGGTGAACCGGGCCGCGCTCGAGGCCCGGTACGGGAAGATCTTCCCCGGCCTGGTGCTGCGGGCGCCGGGGGCGCCGAAGACCCCGCCATTCTCGTTGGCGGCGTATCCGGCGAACCACGCGGTGCGCTGGGCGCTGGGGCCGGCGACGTCCGCTGTGCCGCCCAGCCCATCTGGTGCGGCGGCCGCGCCGCCGTCCAGCCTCACGCCCGCAGAGGTGACCGCAGCCACGACGGCGGCAGACTGGATCATCGCCACTAACGACAACCATCCCCTGACCGCTTGGCGCTACTTGGATCCGGACGCCCGCGTGTCGGCGGGGACCGTCCGCTCCGGCATCCCGGACCTGGGAGCGCTGCAGGCGTGGAACCTGGGGAGCGAGCTGCATCAGTTCCGCGGCCTCGTGCCCGGCACGCATACCCCCGGCGGCGGCTACGAGTACCGGACCTGGGCGGTGGTGAGCGCCGTGGAGCCCCTGCGCCAGTGGCTCTCGGGGATCAACCAGCAGATGGGCACCTACGGCCCCACGCCGACGCTGCCGGATCTGCCGGGCTTCCTGCCCCAGGGGCAGCGCGCCACGGCGGCGTACGTGGTGGTGGTGACGTCGTACAACATCTTCGCTGGGGGCGGCAGTCACCACGACCGGGGCGATTATGGCTATGGCGGCAACGGCCCGACCCCGGTGCTGGTGGCGGACGTGGCGGGCCAGGGCTGGAGGGTCGTAGGCTTTGGCAACAGCCCCGGGTTCATGATCCGGTGGTTTCCCGAGCACTATGCTGTCCCCAAGGGGTAG
- a CDS encoding putative CbiA domain-containing protein (Evidence 3 : Putative function from multiple computational evidences) encodes MTTVYLVMPPDEADGLRTVLREAWPDSEMRTMASVEELARGWWDLPEDARLVVSTTDPAWGAWSDRLATLLRARPSVRAAVLLMPGSVPPVDEATWRVVEVEEGDDGLIVDPGAFLVAWGDQEPVQPEAIPVQPEAIPVQPEAPTSTIPAGSAGDPTVPAHAQGQPEARRGLFGPGRRSRGPDRAPAPASGHQPGSAPPSPSVVREVVPAARFVAVIGAKGGVGVTTVTAHLLAAAARAGSALGVDLHYVNPGLADWWVAPGSPTLPDLGGVFAALEAAGEAGALAAEDVLARYVQSLPAVDRACTLVPAPRPSKRGYVLPPLDGPRQLLTVALRHDRWVLADLPPMLDEATEAAVRLVATDGAVVLVTTPEPDAVLAANRLWHQLTEGLALPPERIWLVVNRRGGPKEAIPAAEIARVHVPAALLGVVPYAPGPLAAAWQRHRPLATAEPWRRFWQILTGETPKGRRRA; translated from the coding sequence GTGACGACGGTGTATTTGGTGATGCCGCCCGACGAGGCGGACGGTCTGCGCACGGTGCTGCGGGAGGCGTGGCCGGATTCGGAGATGCGCACCATGGCGTCCGTCGAGGAGCTGGCCCGTGGCTGGTGGGATCTGCCAGAAGACGCCAGACTCGTGGTCAGCACCACGGATCCGGCTTGGGGGGCCTGGTCGGATCGCTTGGCCACCTTGCTGCGCGCCCGCCCGTCCGTGAGGGCGGCCGTGCTGCTGATGCCGGGATCCGTCCCCCCAGTGGACGAGGCCACGTGGCGCGTGGTGGAGGTGGAGGAGGGGGACGACGGCCTGATCGTGGACCCGGGTGCCTTCCTGGTCGCCTGGGGAGACCAGGAGCCGGTCCAGCCGGAGGCGATTCCGGTCCAGCCGGAGGCGATTCCGGTCCAGCCGGAGGCGCCCACCTCGACCATCCCGGCAGGGAGCGCGGGGGATCCGACCGTTCCGGCCCATGCGCAGGGACAGCCGGAGGCTCGTCGCGGGCTGTTCGGCCCCGGCCGGAGATCCCGGGGCCCGGATCGGGCGCCTGCCCCCGCATCCGGCCACCAGCCGGGTTCCGCGCCACCCAGTCCCAGCGTGGTGCGCGAGGTGGTGCCCGCCGCCCGTTTCGTGGCCGTGATCGGCGCCAAGGGCGGGGTGGGCGTCACCACCGTGACCGCCCATCTCCTGGCGGCGGCGGCCCGGGCGGGCAGCGCGCTCGGGGTCGACCTGCACTACGTGAACCCCGGCCTTGCGGACTGGTGGGTGGCGCCGGGTTCCCCCACCCTGCCCGATCTCGGCGGCGTGTTCGCGGCCCTGGAGGCGGCCGGGGAGGCCGGGGCCCTGGCGGCGGAGGACGTCCTCGCGCGGTACGTGCAGAGTCTGCCGGCCGTGGACCGGGCCTGCACCCTGGTGCCAGCCCCCCGTCCCTCCAAGCGCGGCTACGTGCTGCCGCCGCTCGACGGGCCGCGACAGCTCCTCACGGTGGCGCTCCGGCACGACCGCTGGGTGCTGGCGGACCTGCCGCCGATGCTGGACGAGGCGACGGAGGCGGCCGTGCGGCTCGTGGCCACGGACGGAGCGGTGGTGCTGGTGACCACGCCCGAGCCGGACGCGGTGCTGGCGGCCAACCGGCTCTGGCATCAGCTCACGGAGGGCCTGGCGCTGCCGCCGGAGCGGATCTGGCTGGTGGTCAACCGGCGCGGGGGGCCGAAGGAGGCGATTCCGGCGGCGGAGATTGCCCGGGTGCATGTGCCGGCGGCCCTGTTGGGGGTGGTGCCCTACGCGCCGGGACCGCTGGCGGCGGCCTGGCAGCGGCACCGGCCCCTGGCGACGGCGGAGCCCTGGCGCCGCTTCTGGCAGATCCTGACCGGTGAGACCCCGAAAGGCAGGCGACGGGCATGA
- a CDS encoding protein of unknown function (Evidence 5 : Unknown function), whose product MDRVRSDQRRRAALPAKRLSRPGRRQPRAAGGVADLARRRGGALGRAGRGHLRAPAADRRGLSGQEESSDDGDQRPVRGWPDSLRPLRWVRAVHALGALPAPPACVGLPTQAHWRSSSRLEDLGAGLRHLVEVDRHRARGVRSLAVPAPGTDLGGLAWGAVEPTLCGWLGRLAMPMALYGPEAHRTREPEPGRGARWDRGWRT is encoded by the coding sequence TTGGATCGCGTTCGATCTGACCAACGGCGGCGAGCTGCGCTTCCCGCTAAGCGCCTTTCCCGTCCTGGCCGCCGCCAGCCCCGAGCTGCGGGCGGAGTGGCGGATCTGGCTCGACGGCGAGGCGGTGCGCTGGGACGCGCTGGACGAGGACATCTCCGTGCGCCTGCTGCTGACCGGAGAGGACTAAGCGGCCAAGAGGAATCCTCCGATGACGGCGATCAACGTCCGGTTCGAGGTTGGCCGGATTCACTTCGCCCTCTCCGATGGGTGCGCGCTGTCCATGCCCTTGGGGCGCTTCCCGCGCCTCCTGCATGCGTCGGATTGCCCACCCAGGCCCATTGGCGATCGTCGTCCCGCCTGGAGGATCTCGGGGCGGGCTTGCGCCATCTGGTTGAGGTTGATCGGCATCGAGCCCGGGGCGTGCGATCCCTGGCCGTTCCGGCACCAGGCACCGACCTTGGCGGGCTAGCATGGGGCGCGGTGGAGCCGACGCTGTGCGGCTGGCTCGGGCGGCTCGCCATGCCGATGGCGCTGTACGGGCCGGAAGCGCATCGGACGCGGGAGCCGGAACCGGGGCGCGGCGCACGGTGGGATCGAGGATGGCGAACTTGA
- a CDS encoding conserved membrane protein of unknown function (Evidence 4 : Unknown function but conserved in other organisms) gives MIGILIAAVGGGLGVWWALAPAPPRVRRLLPAPARRFTPGPVWPRRWMRLGSLGAALGLGAGVLLATRNPLVAAGYGVVGAWLPRWLEDRARAARRQQLDRDAYALAMALRNLLPLQPNVPAAIRALAPHTRPPLADILQTALGDEARQAGRLPDTIRQAGTDWGLPDLGLFADVLYQADRLSLDVAALLTRLTTLWGERLQQEQQRAGQLAASAQTAWGAIAVAAAVQVLWPALSPTARHLDALPIGWILGGASVGLTLLAAVLLRGLQRKAGMAA, from the coding sequence ATGATCGGGATCCTGATCGCGGCGGTGGGCGGGGGCCTGGGCGTCTGGTGGGCGCTGGCCCCCGCCCCGCCCCGCGTCCGGCGCCTCCTCCCCGCGCCGGCCCGGCGCTTTACGCCCGGCCCGGTGTGGCCCCGGCGCTGGATGCGGCTCGGGTCCCTCGGCGCCGCGCTGGGGCTGGGGGCGGGGGTGCTCCTCGCCACCCGCAATCCCCTGGTGGCGGCGGGCTACGGGGTGGTGGGGGCCTGGCTCCCCCGTTGGCTGGAGGACCGGGCCCGGGCGGCCCGCCGCCAGCAGCTGGACCGGGACGCCTACGCGCTCGCGATGGCGCTCCGGAACCTCCTGCCCCTGCAGCCGAACGTGCCGGCGGCCATCCGGGCGCTGGCCCCCCACACCCGGCCGCCCCTGGCGGACATCCTGCAAACGGCGCTCGGGGACGAGGCCCGGCAGGCCGGCCGCCTGCCGGACACGATCCGGCAGGCGGGCACCGACTGGGGGCTGCCGGACCTGGGGCTGTTCGCGGACGTGCTCTACCAGGCGGATCGGCTGTCCCTGGACGTGGCCGCGCTCCTCACCCGGCTCACCACGCTCTGGGGCGAGCGGCTGCAGCAGGAGCAGCAGCGGGCGGGTCAGCTCGCGGCCAGCGCCCAGACGGCCTGGGGGGCCATCGCCGTGGCCGCCGCGGTGCAGGTGCTTTGGCCGGCCCTGAGCCCGACGGCGCGCCACCTGGATGCGTTACCGATCGGCTGGATCCTGGGCGGGGCGAGCGTGGGGCTCACCCTCCTCGCGGCGGTGCTCCTGCGGGGCCTTCAACGAAAGGCGGGGATGGCGGCATGA
- a CDS encoding exported protein of unknown function (Evidence 5 : Unknown function) yields the protein MRRSARRRMLVAAGLVIGVAGVLAGCGSPPASHGAAHRTAHPYPVAADGFPVTLAGVQARYGKDFPGLVLRAPGAPKTPPFSLAAYPPNHAILWQTGPTLSDLSYTPPTTDTPNDFLAAETAAHWIIATNSNHPLGGLAYLDPQALVSPQTVRSGIPNLVGLQYWNLAHGLHLAARLVPGTHTPNGAYEYRTFAIVNTVEPASQWLSAANRKLGTYGPTPTLPDLPGFLPKGQHASAVKVVVVTSYNIAAGGGDYDYGSNGPTPVLVADVAGRGWEVVGFGDSLWSTIKNFPQHYVVPQG from the coding sequence ATGCGGAGGTCGGCTCGACGGCGGATGCTGGTGGCGGCGGGGCTGGTGATCGGGGTGGCGGGAGTACTGGCGGGGTGTGGATCCCCTCCCGCATCACACGGCGCGGCGCATCGGACAGCGCACCCTTATCCGGTGGCTGCGGACGGGTTTCCCGTCACGCTGGCTGGCGTCCAGGCCCGTTACGGCAAGGACTTCCCGGGCTTGGTGCTGCGGGCGCCGGGAGCGCCGAAGACCCCGCCGTTCTCGTTGGCGGCGTATCCGCCCAATCACGCGATCCTGTGGCAGACGGGGCCGACGCTGAGCGATCTCAGCTATACCCCGCCGACGACCGATACGCCCAACGACTTCCTGGCGGCGGAGACGGCGGCGCACTGGATCATCGCGACGAACAGCAACCATCCCCTGGGTGGACTCGCCTACCTCGATCCCCAGGCCCTGGTGTCGCCCCAGACCGTGCGGAGCGGGATTCCCAACCTGGTGGGGCTGCAGTACTGGAATTTGGCCCACGGGCTGCACTTAGCCGCACGCTTGGTGCCGGGCACGCACACGCCAAACGGTGCCTACGAGTATCGCACCTTCGCCATTGTCAACACCGTGGAGCCCGCGAGCCAGTGGCTGTCGGCGGCCAACCGGAAGCTGGGCACCTACGGCCCCACGCCGACCCTGCCGGATCTGCCGGGCTTCCTGCCCAAGGGACAGCACGCCTCCGCCGTCAAGGTGGTGGTGGTGACGTCGTACAACATTGCCGCTGGGGGTGGGGACTATGACTACGGTTCGAACGGCCCGACCCCAGTGCTGGTGGCGGACGTGGCCGGGCGGGGATGGGAGGTCGTAGGTTTTGGCGACTCATTATGGTCCACCATCAAGAATTTCCCGCAGCACTATGTGGTGCCCCAAGGTTAG
- a CDS encoding protein of unknown function (Evidence 5 : Unknown function), whose product MEGGFEKFMWIGVGIIVVVIVIGILNGVVGPGLQSVANKAISWVGSQIP is encoded by the coding sequence ATGGAGGGCGGCTTCGAGAAGTTCATGTGGATCGGGGTCGGGATCATCGTGGTGGTGATCGTGATCGGAATCCTCAACGGCGTCGTGGGACCCGGCCTGCAAAGCGTGGCCAACAAGGCGATCAGCTGGGTGGGCAGCCAGATTCCGTGA
- a CDS encoding putative T2SSF domain-containing protein (Evidence 3 : Putative function from multiple computational evidences) has protein sequence MTGLFWVGAALAAAGVAGAIRWGWPDPRPLSPWAGEANWRARARDWWWTRLTRAPTRARARVLGLTPARLLPLVAVWVTGLALGGLLLGLPGPLVAGLALALALVLPDWLVRQLDRGYQQAVTAGLPLFLNHLRLLLDMGYNLPDALGRLLPRLPPRLAAEIARVLRDLRRGRPVDRALGAFADRVGTLEAATLAVTLAQAANQRLTGATLDPLDTLIAGIRQRRMYALTGSVRTLVTGVTPLVALALLLEGAYFFIGSQLLGLGIHL, from the coding sequence ATGACGGGCCTCTTCTGGGTCGGGGCCGCGCTCGCGGCCGCCGGCGTCGCCGGAGCGATCCGGTGGGGCTGGCCCGATCCCCGCCCGCTCTCCCCCTGGGCTGGCGAGGCGAACTGGCGGGCGCGGGCGCGGGACTGGTGGTGGACCCGGCTCACCCGGGCGCCCACCCGGGCGCGGGCCCGGGTCCTGGGCCTCACCCCGGCCAGGCTGCTCCCGCTGGTGGCGGTCTGGGTGACGGGCCTGGCGCTCGGGGGCCTGCTCCTCGGCCTGCCGGGGCCCCTGGTGGCGGGGCTGGCCCTGGCCCTCGCCCTCGTCCTGCCGGACTGGCTCGTCCGCCAGCTCGACCGGGGCTACCAGCAGGCGGTGACGGCGGGCCTGCCGCTGTTCCTGAACCACCTGCGGCTGCTCCTCGACATGGGCTACAACCTGCCGGACGCGCTGGGGCGGCTCCTGCCGCGGCTGCCGCCCCGGCTGGCGGCGGAGATCGCGCGGGTGCTGCGGGATCTCCGGCGGGGCCGGCCGGTGGACCGGGCGCTGGGGGCGTTCGCGGACCGGGTGGGCACGCTCGAGGCGGCGACGCTGGCGGTGACCCTGGCCCAGGCCGCGAACCAGCGCCTCACGGGGGCGACGCTGGACCCCCTGGACACGCTCATCGCCGGCATCCGCCAGCGGCGGATGTACGCCCTCACGGGGAGCGTGCGGACGCTGGTGACGGGCGTCACGCCCCTGGTGGCCCTGGCCCTCTTGCTGGAGGGGGCCTACTTCTTCATCGGCAGCCAGCTCTTGGGGCTCGGCATCCACCTCTGA